The following coding sequences are from one Mus pahari chromosome X, PAHARI_EIJ_v1.1, whole genome shotgun sequence window:
- the Ccnb3 gene encoding G2/mitotic-specific cyclin-B3: MPPPLLRKRSKLETEKAQCNKITPREEQQSEKIGKSNHPASSSSSLSQGTLKKRSVFEDVTNASHSQCVQSKEDNIELKSHVSKRTKKGVGEITQKKIKSSKMGHVTSLSNMEKEFILDIPNKPKTLTTEEPSVFQKTLVLNEEPATKKTCLMKKTFLMEKPLTLLEETEDHNEFDTELMTSKKKDKPEEPTIIEEMTDLKKPVIGKVTLTSSPLCLKNKHVVQEEKHVIQEKSSFKKISLASNAVTTKEKPPVKTPHFRKKKPTTEMKSLLQEPSSLEEKYNIQEDASILKKQQALQENTNNKDNTLTEPVTFKGKHSTNEATHTKKLSSSKNNPDTQGKGTNLRPLGVQPVTNGNEPLSSKKSTTKKKGSRFHGPSLLPDKHGPQMEVSTVKTSLALQNPTTEEKMLHFPVATVLEKQHNLDKAPCLKKPSPLRKQQQLPKRTRFFSSSAVQETVPSEPLFFKRSTPEKDPPSQGPSALPKKHISPGKLIKQKKHRVSPKHNMEEDSHFRLDSSFKKQHNREEPASTHKPLKLEMQQTITKEMEFHLRNPLVLPTVTSRAKSPTKEPLSFREENTSLLKRKSTTYTITLQQAQSEWQEMTDEDRNLFSIKSGSHRKEPTPEFLQNPLPPNENCLISQKLPHSMPLASQKTTSQERAHSKESVASNDDKNFFSQDLFSPFSSADEDTLKFHKSLDLQEKVDRKNDSPRKMFDSQDSVSEEESFLRKLFCKDRYSSTEEPSQERTVALEQEFLLMKILNENTSSDVDGPLSHQSPHIQNHSDTEKEVLDASEALEASEALEASEALEEPLHILEELSTEDMVALMKSLVTEDESIKDAFIGNYSTAREAHTEKSLSLEETSIKEVATLKESLSSQEKHRAELETVLKELVLVKDPRQERVALALQENPPSHGETLLREVLTLVENSTADESTLQENPRTETDDTPKELLALEENSDNKKATPKDSLSFDHKPDIEKGEIARILLTDEEFSIDTLYERALALSQGLIAADQLSFTDLQNSEESKIVDEEEFFKSFLIFENENIPNMSSNTSESITDDFSALMPSSKAFNPVMNSNPYASSSKSFQLTLGEKETEMIMQDDEKEDHDPLLNTIYAKDIFIYLKEREEKFKVEKYMDGQMELTSDMRAIIVDWLVEVQTYFQMSHETLYLAVKLMDLYLMKAQCKKNHLQLLGSTTYMIAAKFEESYPPSLQEFLFICEDLYQKNDMVSLESSVLKTLNFDINIPTAYNFLRRYASCIHASMKTLTLSRFICEMTLQEYEYIEERPSKLAAASFILALYMRNLSDCVPSLEYSSGYKLAELHILVRKLNHLLSSRSHTVLKNVFEKFSEE; the protein is encoded by the exons tTCTAAGATGGGTCATGTCACCTCATTGTCAAAcatggagaaagagtttattctggataTACCCAACAAGCCTAAAACACTAACTACTGAGGAACCATCTGTCTTTCAAAAGACATTAGTTTTAAATGAGGAGCCTGCTACTAAAAAGACATGCCTTATGAAGAAGACATTTCTAATGGAGAAGCCACTAACCTTGCTGGAGGAGACTGAAGATCACAATGAGTTTGATACAGAGCTGATGACTTCTAAAAAGAAGGATAAACCTGAAGAGCCAACCATCATTGAGGAG ATGACTGATTTGAAGAAGCCTGTTATTGGAAAGGTGACTCTCACCTCAAGTCCATTATgtttaaagaataaacatgttGTTCAAGAAGAGAAGCATGTGATTCAGGAGAAGAGCTCATTCAAGAAGATATCATTAGCATCAAATGCGGTGACTACTAAAGAGAAGCCACCAGTCAAAACACCACATTTCAGGAAAAAGAAGCCTACCACTGAGATGAAGTCTTTGTTACAGGAGCCATCTTCTCTGGAAGAGAAATATAATATTCAAGAGGATGCAAGCATCTTGAAGAAGCAGCAGGCGTTACAAGAGAATACAAATAACAAAGACAATACTTTAACAGAGCCAGTTACTTTTAAAGGGAAACATAGTACCAATGAAGCAACCCACACAAAGAAGCTTTCCTCTTCTAAAAATAATCCTGACACTCAGGGAAAAGGCACTAATTTGAGGCCACTAGGAGTTCAGCCAGTCACCAATGGAAATGAGCCATTGTCCTCTAAGAAGTCAACTACTAAGAAGAAAGGTTCCCGTTTCCATGGGCCATCTTTACTGCCAGACAAGCATGGCCCTCAAATGGAGGTGTCCACTGTGAAAACATCCCTGGCTCTGCAAAATCCTACCACTGAGGAGAAGATGTTACATTTTCCAGTAGCTACAGTTTTGGAGAAGCAGCATAACTTGGACAAAGCCCCTTGCCTGAAGAAGCCCTCACCTTtaaggaagcagcagcagctccctAAAAGAACACGTTTCTTCAGTAGCTCTGCAGTACAAGAAACAGTCCCTAGTGAGCCATTGTTCTTTAAGAGGTCTACTCCTGAGAAAGATCCCCCTTCCCAGGGGCCATCTGCACTGCCAAAGAAGCATATCAGTCCTGGGAAATTGATCAAACAGAAGAAGCACCGTGTCTCACCAAAGCATAACATGGAGGAGGACTCACATTTTCGGTTAGATTCATCCTTTAAGAAACAGCACAACAGGGAGGAGCCAGCCTCCACCCATAAGCCTTTAAAGTTAGAGATGCAGCAGACTATTACTAAAGAGATGGAGTTCCATTTGAGAAATCCACTAGTATTACCAACGGTCACTTCAAGGGCAAAGTCACCGACTAAGGAGCCACTATCCTTTAGGGAAGAAAATACATCTTTACTGAAAAGAAAGAGCACTACTTATACAATAACCTTACAGCAAGCACAGTCAGAGTGGCAGGAGatgacagatgaagacagaaatttgttttctataaagTCTGGATCACATAGGAAGGAACCTACACCTGAGTTCCTTCAGAATCCATTGCCACCAAATGAAAATTGCTTAATTTCACAAAAACTACCCCACTCAATGCCATTGGCCTCACAGAAGACCACCAGTCAAGAAAGAGCACATAGTAAGGAATCAGTGGCTTCAAATGATGACAAGAACTTCTTCTCTCAGGACctattttctcctttcagttCTGCTGATGAAGATACATTGAAATTCCATAAGTCTTTGGACTTGCAAGAGAAGGTTGATAGAAAAAATGACTCCCCCCGAAAAATGTTTGACTCTCAGGACAGTGTTTCCGAAGAAGAGTCCTTTTTAAGAAAGCTATTTTGTAAGGACAGATACTCCTCCACTGAAGAACCAAGCCAAGAGAGGACTGTTGCTCTGGAACAGGAATTCctcttaatgaaaatattgaatgaAAATACCAGTAGTGATGTTGATGGGCCTCTTAGTCATCAGTCACCTCACATTCAGAACCATTCTGACACTGAGAAGGAGGTCTTGGATGCCTCAGAAGCCTTGGAAGCCTCAGAAGCCTTGGAGGCCTCAGAAGCCTTGGAGGAACCTTTACACATTTTGGAAGAACTTAGCACTGAGGATATGGTTGCCCTCATGAAGTCATTGGTCACAGAAGATGAGTCTATTAAGGACGCTTTTATCGGGAATTACTCTACTGCCAGGGAAGCTCACACTGAGAAATCCTTGTCCTTGGAAGAGACCAGCATCAAAGAAGTGGCAACTCTGAAGGAGTCCTTATCTTCACAGGAGAAGCACAGAGCTGAGCTGGAGACTGTTCTTAAGGAGCTTGTTTTAGTGAAGGATCCCAGGCAGGAGAGGGTGGCCTTAGCCTTGCAGGAGAATCCACCCAGTCATGGAGAGACTCTCTTGAGGGAAGTATTGACATTGGTGGAGAACTCTACAGCTGACGAGTCTACTTTGCAGGAGAACCCTAGAACTGAAACAGATGATACCCCAAAGGAACTATTGGCCTTGGAAGAGAACTCCGACAATAAAAAGGCAACCCCTAAGGACTCTTTATCCTTTGATCATAAGCCTGACATTGAGAAGGGTGAAATAGCCAGAATATTGTTAACTGATGAAGAGTTCAGCATAGATACCCTGTATGAGAGGGCATTAGCATTGAGTCAGGGACTCATTGCTGCAGACCAGTTGTCCTTTACAGATCTACAGAATTCTGAAGAGAGTAAAATTGTTGATGAAGAGGAATTTTTCAAATCATTCCTTATCTTTGAAAATGAGAACATCCCTAATATGTCCAGCAATACTTCTGAATCCATAACAGACGATTTCAGTGCTCTCATGCCAAGTTCAAAGGCATTCAATCCTGTCATGAACTCCAATCCATATGCATCTAGTTCCAAAAGCTTTCAGTTAACTCTGGGtgaaaaagaaactgag ATGATCATGCAGGATGATGAAAAGGAAGACCACGATCCATTATTGAACACTATATATGCCAAAGACATCTTCATTtacttgaaagaaagagag GAAAAGTTCAAAGTTGAGAAATacatggatgggcagatggaACTCACCAGTGATATGAGAGCCATTATTGTGGACTGGTTGGTGGAGGTACAG ACATACTTTCAAATGAGCCATGAGACCCTGTATTTGGCAGTGAAGCTAATGGATCTCTACCTAATGAAGGCACAATGCAAGAAGAATCATCTACAACTCCTTGGTTCCACTACTTACATGATTGCAGCCAAATTTGAG GAATCCTATCCCCCTTCTCTGCAAGAGTTCCTGTTCATTTGTGAAGATCTTTATCAGAAGAATGATATGGTATCCTTGGAAAGCAGCGTCCTGAAAACTCTCAACTTTGACATCAATATTCCCACAGCATATAATTTTCTGCGTAGATATGCTTCG TGTATCCATGCTAGCATGAAGACACTAACATTATCCCGCTTCATCTGTGAGATGACCCTGCAGGAATATGAGTATATTGAAGAGAGGCCTTCAAAGCTAGCTGCAGCCTCTTTCATCTTGGCCCTCTATATGAGGAATCTCAGTGATTGT GTTCCTTCACTGGAATATTCCAGTGGCTACAAGCTGGCAGAACTCCATATCTTGGTCAGGAAGCTAAACCATTTGCTGAGCTCCCGATCCCATACTGTTCTCAAGAATGTGTTTGAGAAGTTTTCTGAAGAGTAA